The nucleotide sequence CACGTCGTCCAGGCTTTGCCAGGTGTCGCGCTCGTCGTGGCTGAGGTCCGGGAGATAGACGTAGTCGATGTCGGTGGTCCCTTCCCGGGCGTCGTGGGACAGGCTGACGGCCAGGGTGGGCTGCCGCCAGACCAGCCGGGTCCAGCCCGGCGCGCCTTCCCGGGCCGGCCGGCCGTACTTGGCTTCGTAGGCGGCGATGATATGGCCAAGCTCCTCGCAGCCGGCCAGATGCATCCGCACGAAAAAGAATTTTCCCCGGGAAAAGCCGTAGCGCACCGTGGTTGGGCAGTCCTCGCCAAAGGCCGGCTTTTCGGCCTCGCGGCGAAAAAGGGCCACCGGGCCAGCGTCCAGGACCGGAACCAGCCCGGGCACATCCGCCAGGGGCGCGCCAAAGGGGATGCCGCGAAATTCCGGCGGCTTGGCGGCCTCGGCCGGGCTGGCCGCCAGGGATAGCCAGGCGGCCAGGGCCAGCAGGGCCAGGCCAAACAGTCGGGCGGCCAGGGTTGCCATGGCTTATCGGGCCAGCCGCTTGCCGATGCGCCGGGCCATTTCGCGCAGGCTTTGGGCCAGCACGGCGGTTTCGTCGTGGCCGGACACGGGCAGATTGCCGGTCATGCGCCCCACGGCGAGATCCCGGGCGAAAAAGGCGCAGCGCCGCACCGGTCCGCCCAGGAGAAAGGCCACGGCCAGGCCGAAGACGATGCCGACCAGGCAAATGCCCCAGGCCGCGCCGCCAAGCAGCAGGCGCGAGGCGCGCACGGCATCGGCCAGTCCCGAGGCGTCGGCGGCAGCCTCGGCCAGGGTGGCCCCGCCGAGATCGGCCCCGGCGGCCAGGGCGGCCCGCTCGGCCTCGATGATCTGGCGGCCCGTGGATTTGAGGCCCTCCCAGTCGGACAGCAGCGCCCCGGCGGCCTGACGGCAGGTGGCCAGGGCGGCAAAGACCGGGGCCAGACGCTTGTTTTCCTCGTCGCTGCCGGCTTTGATCTCGCGCAGCAGGGCCTCGGCCTCGTCGTAGCGGGTGAGCGCCTGGGACAGGCGGCCCGGGTCGCGCTCGGCCTTGGCCGCCTCGGCGGCCAGCCGCACGTCGCGCCCGGCGTCCTGGACGGCCTGGGCGGTTTTCAGGCGCTTGGCGTGCAGGCGCAGAGGCTCGGGCTGAGGATATTTGGCGGCCAGCTCCTTGTCCCACTGGGCGGTCTTGAACTCGATGTAGCCGGCCACGGCGGCGGCATAGGCCTCCTGGGCGGCGGCCAGATCAGCCCGGTCCCTGGTCACCAACTCGTTGGCGGCGGCGGCGGATTCGGCGGCTTTCTTGTAGGTGTCGAGCAGGAAACCGATCTTTTGGGCTTCGGCGGCCAGGCTTTCCATGCCGGGCCGACTGGCCGCCTCGCGGGCGGCGTGCAGGGCGTCGGCGGCCTGGCCCAGGTCTTTCTTGGCCCGTTCCAGGGCGTCGCGGTCGCCGGACAGGGCATAGCCGCGGATGGCCTGGGCGGCCAGGAGCAACCGGCGTTCCACGGCCACGGCCAGATCGGCCCGGGGCAGCCGGGCGGTTTCCAGGGTCTTGGAGCGCGCGGCCAGGCCGTCCAGTCGGGAAACGGCGAAAAGCCCGAGCACCAGCGCGGCCACGGCGGGCAGGCACACGGCCAGGGCGATCTTGGCGGGAAAAAGCGGAAACCTCATGCCGGTGCGTCCTTGCGGTTGGAGATGCGGCACGGGGAGGCGGCACAAAACAACCCGGCTCCCGGGCGAGAGGCTACAAGGTGTAGCCAATTACGCGCCAAAATCAAAGGGGGCGGCCGGACAATATGCCGGCCGCCCCCGATTTCACGCTGTTTGTCGGCGACGCCTCAGCCGAAACGGCCGGTGATGTAGTCTTCGGTCTGTTTCTGGGCCGGGCGGGTGAAGATGGTTTCCGTGGCGTCTTCCTCGATGAGCCGGCCCATGTAGAAAAAGGCGGTGCGGTCCGAGACGCGGGCGGCCTGCTGCATGGAGTGGGTGACGATGATGATGGTGAAGCGTTTTTTCAGCTCGTGGATGAGCTCCTCGATCTTCTGGGTGGCGATGGGGTCCAGGGCCGAGGCCGGCTCGTCCATGAGGATGACTTCCGGCTCGATGGCCAGAGCCCGGGCAATGCACAAACGCTGCTGCTGGCCGCCGGACAGGCCCAGGGCCGAGTCGTGGAGGCGATCCTTGACCTCTTCGAACAGGGCCGCGCCGCGAAGGCTTTTTTCCACCTGCTCGGAAATATAGGTGTTGTCGCGGATGCCGCCCACGCGCAGGCCGTAGGCCACATTTTCGAAGATGGTCTTGGGAAACGGGTTGGGTTTTTGGAAGACCATGCCCACCCGGCGGCGCAGCTCCACCACGTCGAGGTCCGGGGCGTAGATGTCCTGGCCGTCCAGGGTCAGCTCGCCCTCCACCCGGGCGCCGGCGATGAGGTCGTTCATGCGATTAAGGCAGCGCAGATAGGTGGATTTGCCGCAGCCCGAGGGACCGATAAGGGCCGTGACTTGGTTGGCGTAGACAACGAGGTTGATGTCCTGAAGGGCCTTGAACCGGCCGTAGTAGAAATTGAGGGCCCTGGAGGCCATTTTCACGGTGTCGGACATGGTGTTTCCTTGCTGCGGCGGTTACGCGCGTCGGCGGACGGCCTGTTCATGAGGCCTGGGTTCGCGGCCCGGGGGCGGCCGTTTCGGCCGACGCTTCGGCCTTTGGCGGCTGGGCCATGGGCAGGGTGAAGTGGAAGGCGGCTCCGGCCATCTCGCCCCGGCCGCGCTCCACCCAGACCCGGCCGCCGTGGCGCTCCACGATGTGGCGCACGATGGCCAGGCCAAGGCCGGTGCTGCCCGGGGTCTTGGAGCGATGGCGCTCCACCCGGTAGAAGCGTTCGAAGACCCGCTCGCGTTCCTCGGGCGGGATGCCCGGCCCCTGGTCGAGAACGGAACACCGGACCAGGCCCCGGTCGGGATCGGGGGCGGCGGCCAGCTCAATGCGCCCGGATTCGGGGCTGAAGCGGATGGCGTTTTCGAGCAGGTTGCGCCAGACCTGGGCCAGCTGGCCCTGGTCGCAGGCCACGGCCAGCCCGGCCTCGGGCAGGGCGCGGACCAGCTCAAGCGCCCGGGCCTGGGCCAGGGGTTCGCACTCGCGCACGGCGTCGGCCAGGGCGGCCCCGGCCTCGGCCCTGGCGTCGGGGGCCGGCCCCTGGCCGTCCTCCAGCCGGGCGAGGTTTAAAATGTCGTCCACCATCTTGGACATGTGATTGGCGTTTTTGAGGATCACTTCCAGGAAGCGCCGCTTTTCGGCGGCCAGTTCCGGCGCGGCTCCGAGCAGGGTTTCGGCGTAGCCCTTGATGGACGTCAGCGGCGTGCGCAGCTCGTGGGTGACGTTGGCGGCGAAGTCCCGCCGCACCCGGGAGAGCTTGCGGGTCTCGGACACGTCGTGAAAGACCAGCACGGCCCCGGCCTCGGCCCCATCTCGGCCAGGCAGGCGCACCAGGGACACCTCGTAGACCCGGCCCGGACCGAACCGGGCTTCCAGGGTCACGGCCTCGGCCGCGCTTTCGGCTTCGGGACCGGCCGGATCGGCGGCCAGGAGCCGGTCGC is from Solidesulfovibrio magneticus RS-1 and encodes:
- the pstB gene encoding phosphate ABC transporter ATP-binding protein PstB; this translates as MSDTVKMASRALNFYYGRFKALQDINLVVYANQVTALIGPSGCGKSTYLRCLNRMNDLIAGARVEGELTLDGQDIYAPDLDVVELRRRVGMVFQKPNPFPKTIFENVAYGLRVGGIRDNTYISEQVEKSLRGAALFEEVKDRLHDSALGLSGGQQQRLCIARALAIEPEVILMDEPASALDPIATQKIEELIHELKKRFTIIIVTHSMQQAARVSDRTAFFYMGRLIEEDATETIFTRPAQKQTEDYITGRFG
- a CDS encoding sensor histidine kinase, with the protein product MAGSAALGLRAAAVCVGVAALALGLSSLVPTTATPGQRLAANAGILALAGAVFWFFTRRLSRSLAEVVDVARAIGDGDYRRRLHLLPGGEFSVLAGAVNQMARGIEANIATIVAQKTQLQAILDGMREAVMVLDAAGRVRVANPALARLAPIAANPLGRRPIEVIPSPELQLACDRLLAADPAGPEAESAAEAVTLEARFGPGRVYEVSLVRLPGRDGAEAGAVLVFHDVSETRKLSRVRRDFAANVTHELRTPLTSIKGYAETLLGAAPELAAEKRRFLEVILKNANHMSKMVDDILNLARLEDGQGPAPDARAEAGAALADAVRECEPLAQARALELVRALPEAGLAVACDQGQLAQVWRNLLENAIRFSPESGRIELAAAPDPDRGLVRCSVLDQGPGIPPEERERVFERFYRVERHRSKTPGSTGLGLAIVRHIVERHGGRVWVERGRGEMAGAAFHFTLPMAQPPKAEASAETAAPGPRTQAS